In the Dama dama isolate Ldn47 chromosome 13, ASM3311817v1, whole genome shotgun sequence genome, one interval contains:
- the LOC133068060 gene encoding large ribosomal subunit protein uL6-like → MAGILPILLTVVSDSALTLKGRTATGKGPRGTRWRDFNHINVAFSLLGEKKKRLQVDKWWGNKKELVTVCTICSRVQNMIKSVTLGFCYKMRSVCAHFPIDVAIQENGSLAEIENFGSEKYIHRVQMRPDIAYLVPQAQEDELSLEGNHMELVSDSASHKNIRKVLDGIYVSEKGTVQQADE, encoded by the coding sequence tcgtgtctgactctgcgcttACTCTGAAGGGACGCACAGCTACTGGGAAGGGCCCCAGAGGCACCCGGTGGAGGGACTTCAATCACATCAATGTAGCATTCAGTCTCcttggagagaaaaagaagaggctCCAAGTTGACAAATGGTGGGGAAATAAAAAGGAACTGGTTACAGTTTGCACGATCTGTAGTCGTGTACAGAACATGATCAAAAGTGTCACGCTGGGCTTCTGCTACAAGATGAGGTCTGTGTGTGCTCACTTCCCCATCGATGTTGCTATTCAGGAGAATGGTTCTCTTGCTGAAATTGAAAATTTTGGGAGTGAAAAATACATCCACAGGGTTCAGATGAGGCCAGACATTGCTTATTTAGTACCTCAAGCCCAGGAAGATGAGTTGAGTCTTGAAGGAAACCACATGGAACTTGTGTCAGATTCAGCAAGCCACAAGAATATCAGAAAAGTTTTGGATGGTATCTACGTTTCTGAAAAAGGAACAGTTCAGCAGGCTGACGAATAA